The window GGACAAGCGTGCAGCTTGCCACCGGCGTGCCGGTGCTGACCCCGCACATCATGACAGCGCCGAGCACCACCGCTTCTTTCACGAGCATTTCACCGCGAAGGGCAAGGAAGCGGCGAAGGCATGCGTCGAGATCCTCGCCGCGCGTGAGCGGATAGCCGCTTGAGACAGGAAACGCCGGCGGAATTCCCAACCGGCGTTTCTTTCCGGCCTACAGCTTCAGATCGAAGTTGATCTTGAAGGTGTGTCCCTGCGCGTCCTTGGCGATCTGGCCGGAATAGGAGGCGCCAAGCATTGCCTTGGGCGACAGGAGAACATCAAAACCGGCCTCCACCGCCAACGCATCCCTGGCGATCGGCACACCGGCGCTGGCGAAGGACGCTCCCGTGTTGAAGGTAAGCGTCGTCGCCGGTTGGACATCGCCATAGGCGTGCCGCCAGCCCAACATGCCATGCAAGGCGGTCATGCCGGTTCCGAGCCGGGTCGAGGCGCGCAGGCCAAGCGTCGAGAAGGTGTTCTCGCTCGAGGCTCCCTGGCTGGTCAGAGCGGACGTGGTGCCGCCCGTCTCGGCAAAGCCATCCGTGTCGAGATGGACATAGGCCAGATTGGCGAAAGGTTCGAACGCGCCCAGGCTAGTGTCGAACTTGTAGGCGAGCTCGCTGAAAGCCTGCGCCGTCTCGGCCCGGTAGTCCGCCGACAACTGTTCACTGAAGGCCGGGAAGACGACATTGCGCCGGACGTCGATATCGTGCCAGCCATAGATCGCGCCGGCACGGAAACCCAGAGCCCCCCATTGCGTGCCGGCATAGAGGCCGAGATCGTAATTGTCGCTGGAGCCGGAGGATGCGCGGTCGGTGACGTCGAAATTGGTGCGGCTGTAGCCGGCGAGCACGCCCAGCCGCCAGCTGGCGACCGGAATGTCGGCGCCGCCGACGAAACCCGCGGTGGTGCGGTCGAAGCCAGCGGCATCGCCCGAGCCGCTCACATTGCCGGTCATGGCCAGCGCCTCGCTCCAGATCACGATGCCATCGGCCGTGGCAGGCGCGGCATGCAGCCCTGTCGCGTCGATGGCGGCGGTGGTCAGGGACACGTCATCCGCATCGAAGGCCGAACGGAGCCGGCGGTTTGCCGAATCCCGCGCGAAGCGGCTGTCGTCGACGAGCGCGCCCATGATATCGGCATGGACTTCGCCGGAAAGCGCGTTCCCATAGGGGCGCAGATAGCGGTAGAAGCCGACGGCCTCCTCGTTCGGATTGCCCTCCAGCGCTTCCCGGTTGAGGATGTACATCGACCAGCCGTCCTTGGTCATGTTGAAGGACAGACCTTCGATTTCCTGCTCGCCGTCGATCTTCAGATTGCCAAGATTCTCGACTTCGCCAGTCTTCAGGTTCGCCCGGTAGATGATCTTATCGTCGTTGTCGGTGGAGAAATACATCCAGCCGTCGAGCAGCTTGCCGCCCTGCGCCTGGTCGATGGTGTGCGACAGCGGGATGTATTCCTTGAAACTCCAGTCGGCGAGATTGTAGACTGCTATTTCGGTCGCGTTCTCATAGGCCATGCCGTAGCCGAGGCCGTTTTTGGCATCGACGGCCACCCAGCTGGCGATGTCATGGATGCCGTGTGGCGGATTGAGCGCGAAGGCCTGGCCGGTGAAGCTGAGGTCGCTGGCGCGGTAGACAGCGAAGACCGGATTTTCGTATTTGCCGCCGGTGACCGGGTCCTTCTTGCTCGAATCGAGCGAAATGTAGAGATAGCCATCGGCATAATCGATGTCGCCGATGTGGTTGAGCCCGATGTCGGAATACTGGGACGGCAGCTTGAGGACGTCCGGGATCGCCGGCGAGACCTGCAGGCTGGGGTTGTAGCTCTTGTCGGTGCGCTCCAGCACATTGGTGCCGGAGAAATACCAGTTCGTTCCGTCTGTCGTCACACCCTGCTGCTTGGAGACGATCGCGTCGCCCGTGAAGGTCGTCTTCTCGACCATGATCCACGGTTCTGCGGCAAAGACCGGCGCCGACGCCATGACGAGAGCTCCGGACGCAAGAAGGCAGGAGGCCGTGATTTTGGGGATGCAAGCCATTGCCGTGTGCTTCGCGGCGGCGGCCTGGCTGGCGCGCATAATCATTGAGGAAAACATTCTGTCGCGTTCCTGTTGTATGGCTCGTCGACAAAATGCGCGCACGACATCGAGCGACGACGGGGCGCCGCCGGCGATGTCAGAAGCCCAGATTTTTGTGGTTCTTCAGCTACGATTGCGCGGTATTTTGTCGATCGGCTCTGGCTGCTTTTTCAACGGTGTGCTTACTAGGGGGCGCACGTGACAATCATATGAATAATGGGAATAGTATGAAGATTAACGCCAGCCGTCCACGGATGCTCCGGATGGCGCCGTTCATGGCGGGCTCATCCCATACCGGCTTGCATGGCAGGCTGCTCAACGAGATCGGCCAAAGCATCGTCAGCGGCGAATTCACTCCCGGCGACCAGTTGCCGAACGGCGACGACTGGAGCGCCTCTTATGGCGCCAGCCGCACCGGCCTGCGCGAAGTCATCAAGGTTCTCGCCGGCAAAGGCATGGTGGAGATGCGTCCGCGAACGGGGAC is drawn from Mesorhizobium sp. B1-1-8 and contains these coding sequences:
- a CDS encoding autotransporter domain-containing protein yields the protein MASAPVFAAEPWIMVEKTTFTGDAIVSKQQGVTTDGTNWYFSGTNVLERTDKSYNPSLQVSPAIPDVLKLPSQYSDIGLNHIGDIDYADGYLYISLDSSKKDPVTGGKYENPVFAVYRASDLSFTGQAFALNPPHGIHDIASWVAVDAKNGLGYGMAYENATEIAVYNLADWSFKEYIPLSHTIDQAQGGKLLDGWMYFSTDNDDKIIYRANLKTGEVENLGNLKIDGEQEIEGLSFNMTKDGWSMYILNREALEGNPNEEAVGFYRYLRPYGNALSGEVHADIMGALVDDSRFARDSANRRLRSAFDADDVSLTTAAIDATGLHAAPATADGIVIWSEALAMTGNVSGSGDAAGFDRTTAGFVGGADIPVASWRLGVLAGYSRTNFDVTDRASSGSSDNYDLGLYAGTQWGALGFRAGAIYGWHDIDVRRNVVFPAFSEQLSADYRAETAQAFSELAYKFDTSLGAFEPFANLAYVHLDTDGFAETGGTTSALTSQGASSENTFSTLGLRASTRLGTGMTALHGMLGWRHAYGDVQPATTLTFNTGASFASAGVPIARDALAVEAGFDVLLSPKAMLGASYSGQIAKDAQGHTFKINFDLKL